A stretch of Paludisphaera borealis DNA encodes these proteins:
- a CDS encoding DUF1570 domain-containing protein has product MRRLDAMAGDLSRREWIRATALGVSGMLVGDAVLAAPQAVKKEDKPPIEIKDSDLAEVERKLEKAGITRVHRLDSAHYQAVGDAADVFMKSILGDCEQLAVAYLRHFKDRGFEIHAPERSLILLVFRDDRSFGKFFRMPSLPEAASKGIGAQMTGAYDRSTNLLNVFDWRNVPMAARSSHLNVQTVAHEGTHQLTFNTGLLNRSGDVPVSIIEGLGTYGEPRKVIGPSALGRINLRRLDDLAKLQRVTDWIPLHDLIVNDAIIREGLVVRVSLAYAQSWLLVHFLLNDAEFTPKFRDYLNAIRTRKTTAHRLDDAKQHLGDLAALDRALKAYSIRLLRSL; this is encoded by the coding sequence ATGAGAAGACTGGATGCGATGGCCGGCGATCTCAGCCGGCGTGAGTGGATCCGGGCGACGGCTCTGGGCGTTTCGGGAATGCTCGTCGGCGACGCCGTCCTTGCCGCGCCTCAGGCGGTGAAAAAGGAGGACAAGCCGCCGATCGAGATCAAGGATTCCGACCTCGCCGAGGTCGAGCGGAAGCTTGAGAAGGCGGGGATCACCCGCGTCCACCGGCTCGACTCGGCGCACTACCAGGCGGTCGGCGACGCGGCCGACGTGTTCATGAAGTCGATCCTCGGCGACTGCGAGCAGCTTGCGGTCGCTTACCTGCGGCACTTCAAGGATCGCGGCTTCGAGATTCACGCGCCCGAGCGGTCGTTGATCCTGCTGGTGTTCCGCGACGATCGCTCGTTCGGCAAATTCTTCCGCATGCCCTCTCTGCCGGAGGCGGCCTCGAAGGGGATCGGGGCCCAGATGACCGGCGCCTACGACCGGTCGACCAACCTGCTGAACGTATTCGACTGGCGCAACGTGCCGATGGCCGCGCGGTCGTCGCACCTCAACGTTCAGACCGTCGCCCACGAGGGGACTCACCAGCTCACCTTCAACACCGGCCTTCTCAATCGTTCCGGCGACGTACCGGTCTCGATCATCGAGGGGCTCGGAACCTACGGTGAACCCCGCAAGGTGATCGGCCCCAGCGCGCTCGGGAGGATCAACCTGCGACGGCTCGACGATCTGGCCAAGCTTCAGCGGGTCACCGACTGGATTCCGCTCCATGATTTGATCGTCAATGACGCAATCATCCGCGAAGGGCTCGTCGTGCGGGTCAGCCTCGCCTACGCCCAGAGCTGGCTCCTGGTCCACTTCCTGCTGAACGACGCGGAGTTCACCCCCAAGTTCCGCGACTACCTGAACGCGATCCGGACGCGCAAGACCACCGCGCACCGGCTCGACGACGCCAAGCAACACCTGGGCGATCTCGCCGCCCTTGACCGTGCCCTGAAGGCCTATTCGATCCGTCTACTTCGATCGCTCTGA
- a CDS encoding 3-keto-disaccharide hydrolase: protein MTTSLASSRNGRLTLRLSILGGLAVCVLLGAFAGARAVGEEPAEKPKAIVLFDGKTLDGWKKTDFYGAKDVDVRVADGAIVLPLGKSMTGVTTTRTDLPKTNYELTYEAMRTEGVDFFGAATFPVGGSFLSFVNGGWGGHVTGLSSLDGADASENETTYSHAYNNKTWYRFRIRVTDQAVRCAIDDKEIIAVDVTNRHLSTRVQVRASQPLGFATWETAGAVRNIQIRPLTAAEVAAAKVVEP, encoded by the coding sequence ATGACGACGTCGCTGGCTTCCTCGCGCAACGGCCGCCTCACGCTTCGATTGTCGATCCTCGGCGGCCTCGCGGTCTGCGTTCTGCTGGGGGCGTTCGCGGGCGCTCGGGCCGTCGGCGAGGAGCCGGCCGAGAAGCCCAAGGCGATCGTCCTGTTCGACGGCAAGACGCTCGACGGCTGGAAGAAGACCGACTTCTACGGCGCGAAGGACGTCGACGTCCGGGTCGCCGACGGCGCGATCGTCCTGCCGCTGGGCAAGTCGATGACCGGCGTGACCACGACCCGGACCGATTTGCCGAAGACGAATTACGAGCTGACTTACGAGGCGATGCGGACGGAAGGGGTCGACTTCTTCGGCGCGGCGACGTTTCCGGTCGGCGGATCGTTCCTCTCGTTCGTCAATGGCGGCTGGGGCGGCCACGTCACGGGGCTTTCCAGCCTCGACGGCGCCGACGCCTCGGAAAACGAGACGACCTACAGCCATGCCTACAACAACAAGACCTGGTACCGGTTTCGAATCCGGGTGACCGATCAGGCGGTCCGGTGCGCGATCGACGACAAGGAGATCATCGCGGTCGACGTCACGAATCGCCACCTCAGCACGCGGGTCCAGGTGCGGGCGAGCCAGCCCTTGGGTTTCGCCACCTGGGAGACCGCCGGGGCCGTCCGGAACATCCAGATTCGCCCGCTCACCGCCGCCGAAGTCGCCGCCGCTAAGGTCGTCGAGCCCTGA
- a CDS encoding serine/threonine-protein kinase has protein sequence MLNSHPEGLHGADASDALATARQVHRVCERFEAAWRSGPRPRIEDYLEGDEGPCRTRLVEELIALEIELRRSQCEHPTIHEYLTRFPDFSEVVGGLFGQSTTIGLSPDQTVIWPPIQSTLNDSEPVGDVSEKSSHRSSPPSQGERFGKYELLSEIARGGMGVVYRARDTVLNREVAVKMILSGSLATDVERARFRREAKLAANLDHRNIVPIHEVGEQDGFLYFTMRLVEGGSLTERVDSFGSDPHAAGRLIVVLARAIHYANDKGFVHCDLKPSNILMDRDGVPQITDFGLARQASTDSSLTASGAVLGTPSYMAPEQASGQREAISPATDVYGLGAIFYELLTGRPPFRMPTMMETVLQALYNEPTPPRELRPELPRELESICLKCLEKAPQDRYPSAEALADDLVRSLQGETIDATGTLRKLRRWTRREPEVVSRLAGLGLVSLLTEYNFHVGSSNPDPVAHVRVQTVLALWAGLTLLFQRLHRNGWDSDPVRRLWSTGDMVCLTLLLWILDGQYTPLLIGYPLMIAASGLWFREGIVWFTTALAIFGYLTLYLRAGLDWSRGTPAWIGPDVLPYANIYIACLALTGFVVARMVKRFLVISQYYEIRRNA, from the coding sequence ATGCTGAACAGCCACCCCGAGGGACTTCACGGCGCCGACGCCTCCGACGCGCTGGCGACCGCTCGCCAGGTGCACCGAGTCTGCGAGCGGTTCGAAGCCGCCTGGCGCTCCGGGCCTCGCCCGCGCATTGAGGACTACCTCGAAGGGGACGAAGGCCCCTGCCGAACGCGGTTGGTCGAGGAGCTGATTGCCCTCGAAATCGAGCTGCGGCGAAGCCAGTGCGAACATCCCACGATCCACGAATACCTGACGCGCTTCCCCGATTTCTCGGAAGTCGTAGGCGGCCTGTTCGGTCAGTCGACCACGATCGGCCTGTCCCCCGATCAAACCGTGATCTGGCCCCCCATCCAGTCGACCTTGAACGACTCCGAACCGGTCGGCGACGTTTCCGAGAAATCGTCGCACCGATCCTCGCCGCCGTCGCAGGGGGAGCGGTTCGGGAAGTACGAGCTGCTCTCGGAAATCGCCCGGGGGGGGATGGGCGTGGTCTACCGGGCGCGCGATACGGTCTTGAACCGGGAGGTGGCGGTCAAGATGATCCTCTCCGGCTCGCTGGCCACCGATGTCGAGCGGGCGCGATTCCGCCGCGAGGCCAAGCTGGCCGCGAACCTCGATCACCGCAACATCGTGCCGATCCACGAGGTCGGCGAGCAGGACGGCTTCCTTTACTTCACGATGCGACTGGTCGAAGGGGGATCGCTGACGGAGCGAGTGGACTCGTTCGGCAGCGATCCGCACGCGGCGGGCCGGTTGATCGTGGTGCTGGCCCGGGCGATCCACTACGCCAACGATAAAGGCTTCGTCCACTGCGACCTGAAGCCGTCGAACATCCTGATGGACCGCGACGGCGTCCCCCAGATCACCGATTTCGGCCTCGCCCGCCAGGCATCCACCGATAGCTCGCTGACGGCGTCGGGGGCCGTGCTGGGAACGCCCAGCTACATGGCGCCCGAGCAAGCGTCGGGCCAGCGCGAGGCGATCAGCCCCGCGACCGACGTCTACGGCCTGGGGGCGATCTTCTACGAACTGTTGACCGGCCGGCCGCCGTTCCGCATGCCGACGATGATGGAAACGGTCCTCCAGGCCCTCTATAACGAACCGACGCCCCCCCGCGAGCTTCGCCCCGAGCTGCCCCGCGAGCTGGAGAGCATCTGCCTGAAATGCCTGGAGAAAGCGCCGCAAGACCGCTACCCCTCGGCCGAGGCGCTCGCCGACGACCTGGTCCGCTCCCTTCAGGGCGAAACGATCGACGCCACCGGAACCCTGCGCAAGCTAAGGCGATGGACCCGACGCGAGCCCGAGGTCGTTTCAAGGCTCGCCGGGCTGGGACTCGTCAGCCTGCTGACGGAATACAACTTCCACGTCGGATCGTCGAACCCCGACCCCGTCGCCCACGTTCGCGTGCAGACGGTCCTGGCCTTGTGGGCCGGCCTGACGCTGCTGTTCCAGCGACTCCATCGAAACGGCTGGGATTCCGACCCCGTTCGCCGGCTCTGGTCCACCGGCGACATGGTCTGCCTCACGCTGCTGCTCTGGATCCTGGATGGCCAGTACACCCCGCTGTTGATCGGCTATCCTCTCATGATCGCCGCGTCGGGCCTCTGGTTCCGGGAAGGGATCGTCTGGTTCACGACCGCGCTCGCGATCTTCGGCTACCTCACGCTCTACCTCCGCGCCGGCCTCGACTGGAGCCGCGGAACGCCTGCCTGGATCGGGCCCGACGTCTTGCCTTATGCGAACATCTATATTGCTTGCCTGGCGCTGACGGGCTTCGTGGTCGCGCGCATGGTCAAGCGGTTCCTGGTCATCAGCCAGTATTACGAGATCCGCCGCAATGCCTGA
- a CDS encoding AAA family ATPase, with translation MNDVRKRVEVGGVVLHLGEPDATDQSWIGQDEVLRQLSACWLVVDPRDRPLSPRLIGPPGIGKTTLAMAAAKLRGQPLYITQCTADTRPEDLLVTPVLAENGKIAYHASPLVTAMLVGGVCVLDEGNRMNEKSWASLAPLLDHRRYAESVVAGITLHAHPDFRVCVTMNEDESTYEVPDYILSRLQPTLTLGFPARDDEMAILKYHLPFAETDLLALTVEFLQQAHELKLDFSPRDGLNILRYAIKRMAQDTNHPLGRDAAWREALACVLGDDAVNLEDLARRKRGSMGERHAPLGLGDLFFDPDDDLHPDAQEDDDED, from the coding sequence ATGAACGACGTCAGGAAGCGAGTGGAAGTCGGCGGCGTGGTTCTCCACCTGGGCGAGCCCGACGCGACCGACCAGAGCTGGATCGGCCAGGACGAAGTCTTGCGGCAGTTGTCGGCCTGCTGGCTGGTGGTCGATCCCCGCGATCGACCGCTCTCGCCCCGGCTGATCGGTCCGCCGGGTATCGGCAAGACGACGCTCGCGATGGCCGCCGCCAAGCTCCGCGGTCAGCCGCTCTATATCACCCAGTGCACCGCCGACACCCGCCCCGAGGACCTGCTGGTCACGCCGGTCCTGGCCGAGAACGGCAAGATCGCCTACCACGCCTCGCCCCTGGTCACGGCGATGCTCGTGGGGGGCGTCTGCGTGCTCGACGAGGGGAACCGGATGAACGAGAAATCGTGGGCGAGCCTCGCGCCGTTGCTCGACCACAGGCGGTACGCCGAGAGCGTCGTGGCCGGGATCACGCTCCACGCCCATCCCGACTTCCGCGTCTGCGTGACGATGAACGAAGACGAATCGACCTATGAAGTCCCCGACTACATCCTGTCGCGGTTGCAGCCGACCTTGACCCTCGGCTTCCCGGCCCGCGACGACGAGATGGCGATCCTCAAGTACCACCTTCCGTTCGCCGAGACCGACCTGTTGGCCCTGACGGTCGAGTTCCTCCAGCAGGCTCACGAGCTGAAGCTCGATTTCTCGCCGCGCGACGGGCTCAACATCCTGCGGTACGCCATTAAGCGGATGGCGCAGGACACGAACCATCCGCTCGGTCGCGACGCCGCCTGGCGCGAGGCGCTCGCATGCGTCCTCGGCGACGACGCCGTGAACCTCGAAGACCTCGCGCGCCGCAAGCGCGGATCGATGGGGGAGAGGCACGCGCCGCTCGGTCTGGGCGACCTGTTCTTTGATCCCGACGACGATTTGCACCCGGACGCCCAAGAGGACGACGACGAAGACTGA
- a CDS encoding HEAT repeat domain-containing protein, giving the protein MPERRRAGLWVTGVLAFTAAGAGLFFVSSARRRPHEAARGTATVSAVADDGSSREALNQGLRGGDLKALGILQQRVADANNAPRNALSEAEGGQWLETLNSLRAGFLSFNPAGRATSAIIAASVLEKFSAEPAPPQWIEALKPLHDIYTASLSDAEGFVRFTALNEIRRFWVWMPGRSLTPAEEQNLADWKEGLHRPVLRCLASDDGRTRIAAINTLGYLPVDAAAAPAVAYLDDTATDVRRQVLLSFAGRPGVLNEDMLLKRLHDTDEAIREAAKTTLKVRGLSDELISLGGLMTSPKADQRASVIALVKDRNDIDPIVWLLQLSHDADESVRIHAVEALGAQKSQTVSVKRRIVEMARSDRSQQVRDAATKLMPSPEETTASLPPLPGSSMLNPKAN; this is encoded by the coding sequence ATGCCAGAGCGACGTCGGGCGGGGCTTTGGGTTACGGGCGTCTTGGCATTCACCGCGGCCGGAGCGGGACTGTTCTTCGTCTCCTCCGCGCGGCGGCGACCGCACGAGGCGGCGCGGGGGACGGCGACGGTATCGGCCGTGGCCGACGACGGCAGCTCGCGGGAGGCTCTCAACCAGGGGCTCCGCGGCGGTGATCTCAAGGCGCTGGGGATCTTGCAGCAGCGGGTCGCCGACGCGAACAACGCTCCTCGCAACGCGCTGAGCGAAGCCGAGGGCGGACAGTGGCTGGAAACCTTGAACTCGCTTCGCGCGGGGTTCCTGAGCTTCAACCCCGCGGGGCGGGCCACATCGGCGATCATCGCCGCCTCGGTCCTTGAGAAATTCAGCGCCGAGCCGGCCCCCCCGCAATGGATCGAGGCGCTCAAGCCGCTGCACGACATCTACACGGCGAGCCTGTCCGACGCCGAGGGATTCGTGCGATTCACGGCGCTCAACGAGATCCGCCGGTTCTGGGTCTGGATGCCCGGACGGTCGCTCACGCCGGCCGAGGAGCAGAACCTGGCCGACTGGAAGGAAGGGCTGCATCGCCCCGTGCTTCGATGCCTGGCCAGCGACGACGGCCGCACTCGGATCGCTGCGATCAACACCCTCGGCTATCTCCCGGTCGACGCCGCGGCCGCGCCGGCCGTCGCCTACCTCGACGATACGGCCACCGATGTTCGCCGTCAGGTCCTGCTCTCGTTCGCCGGCCGGCCCGGCGTCCTGAACGAGGACATGCTGCTCAAGCGGCTTCATGACACGGACGAAGCCATCCGCGAGGCCGCCAAGACCACTCTCAAGGTGCGCGGGCTGAGCGACGAGCTGATCAGCCTGGGGGGTCTCATGACCAGCCCCAAGGCCGACCAGCGGGCCTCGGTGATCGCGCTCGTCAAGGACCGCAACGACATCGACCCGATCGTCTGGTTGCTCCAGCTCTCGCACGACGCCGACGAATCGGTCCGGATTCACGCCGTCGAGGCCCTGGGCGCCCAGAAGTCGCAGACGGTCTCGGTCAAGCGACGGATCGTCGAGATGGCCCGCTCCGACCGCTCGCAGCAGGTCCGCGACGCCGCCACCAAGCTGATGCCGTCGCCCGAAGAGACGACCGCCTCGCTGCCCCCCCTGCCCGGCTCGTCGATGCTCAACCCCAAGGCCAACTGA
- a CDS encoding Uma2 family endonuclease, with amino-acid sequence MATKTPNTTPNEPNRPTASRARSKADAVDSKSAAPARPKGVAAKPTANAKPKAAPAAKAEAAAKPKPKPAKLTAAASDASKTRKAPAPKAAHAKPAVSKERPHASEASRMASRKTSAKKTSAGRADDRDASTGLQTVQPEATAFENHVVKTLFDSLEAHVAANELGHVVGPKQFDLGAGEPTGRLPDIAFVSFDRWAQYRRVPSHDRWHVAPDLLVQIVRKGELAEDFTFQLDDCFNAGVRRVWLLFPDKGEARVYQSPTDVHTLNDDQAIEGGDVLPGFQHSLVLLFREPQAGE; translated from the coding sequence ATGGCGACGAAGACCCCCAATACAACGCCGAACGAACCGAATCGCCCCACCGCGTCCCGCGCCAGGTCCAAGGCCGATGCGGTCGACTCGAAATCGGCGGCTCCCGCGCGGCCGAAGGGCGTCGCGGCCAAGCCCACCGCGAACGCCAAGCCCAAAGCCGCGCCGGCCGCGAAGGCCGAGGCCGCCGCGAAGCCGAAACCGAAGCCGGCCAAGTTGACGGCCGCGGCTTCGGACGCCTCGAAGACTCGCAAGGCGCCGGCGCCGAAGGCCGCTCACGCCAAGCCGGCCGTGAGTAAAGAGCGCCCGCATGCGTCCGAAGCCTCGCGGATGGCGAGTCGCAAGACTTCGGCCAAGAAGACGAGCGCGGGGAGGGCCGACGACCGCGATGCTTCGACCGGACTCCAAACCGTTCAGCCGGAAGCGACCGCCTTCGAGAACCACGTCGTCAAGACACTGTTCGATTCGCTCGAAGCCCACGTCGCGGCCAACGAACTCGGTCACGTCGTCGGCCCCAAGCAGTTCGATCTGGGAGCCGGCGAGCCGACCGGCCGGCTGCCCGACATCGCGTTCGTCTCCTTCGACCGCTGGGCGCAGTACCGCCGCGTGCCGTCCCACGACCGCTGGCACGTCGCGCCCGATCTCCTGGTTCAGATCGTCCGCAAGGGCGAGCTGGCAGAGGATTTCACCTTCCAGCTCGACGACTGCTTCAACGCCGGCGTCCGTCGCGTCTGGCTGCTCTTTCCCGACAAGGGCGAGGCCCGCGTCTACCAATCTCCGACCGACGTCCACACGCTCAACGACGATCAGGCGATCGAAGGCGGCGACGTCCTGCCGGGCTTCCAGCATTCGCTCGTCCTATTGTTCCGCGAGCCGCAAGCCGGCGAGTGA
- a CDS encoding FHA domain-containing protein, which translates to MAHSEIALATGPEATEGETRPARLISLKAVKNDRVHDRRLEDWIAGNLDAQTERPETNLWNQLVGALPTARRTPSQVKSTDRGFKSRGTWNRFSVAYKRGITVVRLTDRALVKQAEIRELADDLDDLIGVGNQRVVLNFSKVERLGSWIVAAAVDAHRRCEAAEGGRLKVCGLTPQLAEIFEIIGMGRRIVLCDDEQAAIDGPWPASPGPRALPVDILEALVNASIVPPLQGGSPVENPGAHASASAPARASGAETMEGKVWLRVEYGGSKGRMIAVAGNSFVVGRDQGSHLRLGSPHVSKRHAAVEIRGARVFLRDLGSTNGTILNGEPLRAAESELHSQDKILIGPVRCKIWIGLSRAEMEFVGALAPATVHGDSPPSEAAAAPADPFPTENLTALGALNQASNADDDAGVRIKCEVVQNVLVVTPIVTDLEGEEPNEALRLKLHELSAQPLPRRVVVNLEFVGRLTRQTIGVLLAHHLRLDRVGGALRICEAHPRIMALLDQVRLTMLVDCYPCLDEAVLAAWTAHASTDASPTDC; encoded by the coding sequence ATGGCTCACTCTGAAATTGCACTCGCGACGGGGCCCGAAGCAACAGAAGGCGAAACCCGGCCGGCGCGCCTGATCAGCCTGAAGGCCGTGAAGAACGACCGCGTCCACGACCGTCGCCTTGAGGATTGGATCGCCGGCAACCTCGACGCGCAGACCGAACGCCCCGAGACGAATCTCTGGAACCAGTTGGTGGGCGCCTTGCCGACGGCCCGCCGGACTCCTTCCCAGGTCAAGAGCACGGACCGTGGATTCAAATCGCGGGGGACCTGGAATCGGTTCAGCGTGGCGTACAAGCGAGGGATCACCGTGGTCCGGCTCACGGACCGAGCGCTCGTCAAGCAGGCCGAGATTCGCGAGCTGGCCGACGATCTCGACGACCTGATCGGCGTCGGGAACCAGCGGGTCGTCCTCAACTTCTCGAAGGTTGAGCGGCTGGGAAGCTGGATCGTCGCGGCGGCCGTCGACGCGCATCGTCGTTGCGAGGCGGCCGAAGGGGGCCGGCTCAAGGTCTGCGGTTTGACGCCGCAGCTGGCGGAGATTTTCGAGATCATCGGCATGGGTCGGCGGATCGTCCTTTGCGACGACGAGCAAGCCGCGATCGACGGCCCCTGGCCCGCCTCCCCGGGGCCGCGCGCCTTGCCCGTCGATATCCTTGAAGCCCTGGTGAACGCCTCGATCGTGCCTCCCTTGCAAGGCGGCTCGCCCGTCGAGAACCCAGGCGCCCACGCGTCGGCATCGGCGCCCGCGAGAGCGAGTGGGGCGGAGACGATGGAAGGCAAGGTCTGGCTGCGGGTCGAGTACGGCGGTTCAAAAGGGCGGATGATCGCCGTCGCCGGCAACTCGTTCGTCGTCGGCCGCGATCAGGGCAGCCACTTACGACTGGGGTCTCCCCACGTCAGCAAGCGACACGCGGCCGTCGAGATCCGGGGCGCCCGGGTCTTCCTCCGCGACCTCGGCAGCACCAACGGCACGATTCTCAACGGCGAGCCGCTCCGCGCCGCCGAGTCCGAGCTGCACTCGCAAGACAAGATCCTGATCGGCCCGGTCCGCTGCAAGATCTGGATCGGGCTGTCGCGAGCTGAGATGGAGTTCGTCGGGGCCCTCGCGCCTGCGACGGTCCACGGCGATTCCCCGCCCTCGGAAGCCGCCGCCGCGCCGGCCGACCCGTTCCCGACTGAGAACCTGACGGCGCTCGGAGCCCTGAACCAGGCTTCCAACGCCGACGACGACGCCGGCGTGCGCATTAAGTGCGAGGTCGTCCAGAACGTCCTCGTCGTCACCCCAATCGTGACGGACCTCGAAGGCGAGGAGCCCAACGAGGCGCTCCGGCTCAAGCTGCACGAGCTGTCGGCGCAGCCGCTGCCGCGACGGGTCGTCGTCAACCTTGAATTCGTCGGCCGGCTCACACGACAGACGATCGGCGTCTTGCTCGCCCACCATCTCCGTCTCGACCGCGTGGGGGGCGCTTTGCGGATCTGCGAGGCGCATCCCCGGATCATGGCCCTGCTCGACCAGGTGCGTCTGACCATGCTCGTCGACTGCTACCCGTGCCTCGACGAGGCCGTCCTCGCCGCCTGGACGGCCCACGCCTCAACCGACGCCTCCCCGACGGACTGCTGA
- a CDS encoding ECF-type sigma factor, translating to MGDEDRGSVTHWLGDLKVGDMTAAQPLWERYFGQLVVLARAKLRRLPRSGAEQDEEDAALSAFNSFCAGAARGKFPKLDDREDLWKLLVVITARKAFAQAGRQRRLKRGGGRIVEEGDSNVKGLDLVAGPEPTPEFAAMVAEEYRRLLDALEDDGLREVAVRRMEGFTCDEIADRLGCARRTVARRLDLIRQTWLDRDGEASC from the coding sequence ATGGGGGACGAAGACCGAGGCTCGGTGACCCACTGGCTGGGCGATTTGAAGGTGGGCGACATGACCGCCGCCCAGCCCCTCTGGGAGCGCTATTTCGGCCAGCTCGTGGTCCTGGCCCGGGCCAAGCTCCGTCGGCTGCCTCGGTCGGGCGCCGAACAGGACGAGGAAGACGCCGCGCTCTCGGCGTTCAACAGCTTCTGCGCGGGTGCCGCGCGCGGCAAATTCCCCAAGCTCGACGACCGTGAAGACCTCTGGAAGCTTCTCGTCGTGATCACCGCGCGCAAGGCCTTCGCCCAGGCGGGACGCCAGCGCCGGCTCAAGCGCGGCGGCGGCCGGATCGTTGAGGAAGGCGATTCGAACGTGAAAGGGCTCGACCTGGTCGCCGGCCCCGAGCCGACCCCCGAGTTCGCGGCGATGGTCGCTGAGGAGTACCGGCGGCTGCTCGACGCGCTCGAGGACGACGGTCTCCGCGAGGTCGCCGTCCGCCGCATGGAAGGTTTCACCTGCGACGAGATCGCCGACCGGCTCGGCTGCGCGCGCCGCACCGTCGCGCGACGGCTCGACTTGATCCGCCAGACGTGGCTCGACCGCGACGGGGAAGCCTCATGCTGA
- the ribF gene encoding riboflavin biosynthesis protein RibF, protein MITIENVRDFPASARGAYVTIGNFDGVHRGHGRLIAELRSQADAAGVPAVAVTFDPHPVALLRPDKAPLPLVWQEREYELLKAAGASEVAVFRTGPWLLELSARAFFEQVILGQFAARGLVEGPNFFFGRDRRGDVETLGRWCAEKGLAFDVAEPTFDAGRLISSSRIREALVDGDVAEARRLLGRPYRIRGVVSHGAGRGAGIGVPTANLEEVDTLIPGDGVYAATALVPGDDPGDEPRSWPAACNIGPNPTFGEQVRKVEAHLIDFKGDLYGRTVELDFLEHLRPTRTFAGLDDLLGQIRLDVEAARRLAANP, encoded by the coding sequence GTGATCACGATCGAGAACGTCCGCGATTTTCCGGCCTCGGCCCGTGGGGCGTATGTCACGATCGGCAACTTCGACGGGGTCCATCGCGGCCACGGTCGGCTGATCGCCGAACTGCGAAGCCAGGCCGACGCGGCCGGCGTCCCGGCCGTCGCCGTGACGTTCGACCCGCACCCGGTCGCCCTGCTGCGCCCCGACAAGGCCCCGTTGCCGCTCGTTTGGCAAGAGCGCGAGTACGAGCTGCTCAAGGCCGCCGGCGCGTCGGAGGTGGCCGTCTTTCGGACCGGTCCCTGGCTGCTCGAACTCTCGGCCCGCGCGTTCTTCGAGCAAGTGATCCTCGGCCAGTTCGCCGCGCGCGGGCTCGTCGAGGGGCCCAACTTCTTCTTCGGCCGCGATCGTCGCGGAGACGTCGAGACCCTGGGCCGCTGGTGTGCGGAGAAGGGCCTGGCTTTCGACGTCGCCGAGCCGACGTTCGACGCCGGCCGGCTGATCTCGTCGTCGCGGATTCGCGAGGCGCTGGTCGACGGCGACGTCGCCGAGGCCCGCCGGCTGCTCGGACGGCCGTACCGGATTCGAGGGGTCGTCAGCCACGGCGCGGGCCGAGGCGCGGGGATCGGCGTCCCCACGGCCAATCTCGAGGAGGTCGACACGCTCATCCCTGGCGACGGCGTCTACGCCGCGACGGCCCTCGTCCCCGGCGACGATCCCGGCGACGAGCCCCGGTCCTGGCCGGCGGCCTGCAACATCGGCCCGAACCCCACGTTCGGCGAGCAGGTCCGCAAGGTCGAGGCGCACCTGATCGACTTCAAGGGCGACCTCTACGGCCGGACGGTCGAACTCGATTTCCTCGAACACCTGCGGCCTACCCGGACGTTCGCCGGCCTCGACGACCTGCTCGGCCAGATCCGCCTCGACGTCGAGGCCGCGCGACGCCTCGCCGCGAACCCCTGA